Below is a genomic region from Oreochromis niloticus isolate F11D_XX linkage group LG13, O_niloticus_UMD_NMBU, whole genome shotgun sequence.
tcaaaatgagctcacctgaaaccttggctgattgtgacccacacccattttcacacgttggctcatgtgattaggtagaggatcattagggggtccattgtcccgCTCGGGGGGACACTCTCAcagagcttaaatctgggactctccaccatttgaccctagaactgaagaagcttctcggataagaggtgaaacgtcttcatgcaacttaaagaagttcagacgcttttctttccaagcttcttAGTCTTCTTTGcaacgttgcttcagttcactgaAGGAAGCATTCGTTTATACCCAGGCCCCTTTAAGATCCCACCACGCAGTTTGAATTTGGAGGTATGGACTGTAACTGGGTCACTGCaatgctttgattttttttttttctttgtcagccATTCTGCTGCTTATAGCTTTGCATGACTCAATTGCTACCAACTTTTAGCTGGTATGTAGATAGCTTCACATTTGCCTCTCGAATACTTCAGTATACTGAGGAGTTTATGATCAGCTCAGTGATTGGAAAGTAACCATGTACTGTGGTTATAAAAAACCAAACACCACTGCAAAACATTCCCTCCATCACtgtgcttgacagctggtatgagCTGTTTATGCTAATACCAATGTGGCATTATGCATTATGACAGATATTTCCACTTTGGCCTCATCATTCCAAAGGACACTGGTCCACAAGTGTTGTGGTTTGGCCAGATGCAACTTTTCAGACATAAGCTGTGCTGCAACATTCTCTTTAAAGAAAAGAGACTTCCTCCTAGTGATCTTTCCAAAGAAGCTATACGTGTTCAGTGGTTTTCTATCTGTACTGTattgaactttaacatttaacacatTAACTGAGGGCTGCAGACTTTGAGATGTATTGCTTGGTTGTTTGCATTTTCTCTGACTTTGGGATGAATTTTTTGGGACTTTTGGGACaattaacacacacctgaacactCCAGACAAGCAAACTGCCCAAATCTCTGCTTTGATAGCCTTGGTCACACTTCCTGATGATCATTTAATCAAGTGATTTGTATAGCAGCACTTGACTGCTACTTCTCACCCTAGATTCTATGGAAGCAATAaaggtgtacttagtttttcacaatGCTACAGAGAGTCCTGTGAAAAGTTGTGATGTATGTCAGacccaaaaaaaaccctgcagtcTTGCCGCTGTGTCTGTTGGAGACTTCTCTGTAGTTTTGCTTGGACTCTAAGCATAATTTTTTGGGACATGGGAAATTATACTCAACTGAGAGGTTGGTGTGTGTTGTGTTAACTTTCTAACAGTTAATTACCTTGGCTGTTTTAGATTTAAATGGATTGTTTTCTTGCAATAGAAGCTTACGTTTTGGTTTGTTTATGCAGGCTCCAAGAGTGATAGGAAGGTTGAAAGTTGAAAGGAAGAGCTCAGACCTCGACTCTGGGAAGAGGGATCTGGTCTGGCTACAAATGAAAAATTTGTATATTTCCATTGGGGCCTTAAAGTACTGTGGGAATGACCCTTTGGAGACAGTGttttaaactggaaaaaaatgtgGACCTACCACAAGTCTCTCAACTTCTTGACAAACTATGCCTTGTTTGTATACATACCTCCTATCACAGCTGTTTTAGTTTTACTCACTTGTGAAGAGCCTGACTCTTTCTCCTTGTTTCCGGTTCAGTTTATCATCAATTTAAACACAGAAGTATACTCTCAttaacagtttcttccccttcCCATTCGCCTTTtgtgaacaaaagaaaaactatcTTATGAGCTTAGGCGTTACCACTTAAGGTGAAGACACTTTTCATACATAACACTGCCGAGGCGTGTTGCCATATTTTCAACGATTGACACTATgtataaaattgtatttaagTCAATTACACATTTTAAGGAAACAATTtgattatttgttttgttttgattgtagGGATGTGGTCCCACACCATGACAGTACAAGACTACCAAGACCTCATAGATCGAGGATGGAGAAGGTGAGTAGCTATTTTCTGGTTTCAGCCAGTGGCTTCCTACTTCCATTTGAAACCTTTTCTCCTGAATTCAGTTTAAAAATGGAGTTGTGACTACTTCAAATGaaaattaataatttattatcatacttttttttctcccaaaaATCTTGtccatgttttcattttcagaagTGGGAAATATGTTTACAAACCCATAATGCAGAAGACATGCTGTCCACAGTATACCATCAGGTAATTTTATTAACTTGCTTACCAAAATTTCCTTTTATGAGTCATGCTTTAAGTAACTTAAGATCTGATAAGACCAAAAAACCTAGAATACACAAGGGTTGTTTGATCTATGTTGAAAAAATACTTTAATTAAATGTTTGCTTTAACAACCAATAACCTTTACCTTGTATCCTCTCTCAAGATGCCACGCTCTGAAATTCCAGCCTTCCAAATCCCACAAGAAAATCCTGAAGAAGATGAACAGATTTATATCCAAAGGGGAGCTGCAAAAGGGGCAGGAAGATTGTGCAGGTATGTATAATATATGAGGTATTAACACATCAATCCATAGTCTCTATTGGTGTATAGCTCATGGAAAAAAATGGCAATACTCTTTGCAGTTAATGCTCTGCGACTGCATATGTGTTGTATTTTGTAGTGTGAAGCACTACACAGGCTTGACTTGAGTTTGAAAGTTAATAAATATGTGAAAATGACTTGACTCTGTAATGTGTTCATGGACCACAGGTTTTAATATAAATGATGCTGCGAACGGCAGGCAGATTAGGATTTATGGGTTTACACAGGAGTATGGCTGTTCCTCTCTATCAGCTCATAAGAGCTCCATCAGTTGCAAAGCCCACAAACTGTGCACATAACATTTCATCAGAGACCCCTTCACAGCAAGGCTTTTTAACTGCAGGATGTCACAGAGAGCAGTCCTGGTGCATGACTGCAATTCACTAATTTCATATTCTGATGTCAGTGATCAGGCGTAAGTAAGGGCCCATTCCCTCTGGCGAATTGCACCCTGGTTTAAAGTACAGTTAGCGTTGGGTGCTAATTCAAAACAGAAGAGAAGGGTCATTTACAGTGTGCTGTCTGGTGTAAGCAATATTAATTTCCTGCATTATAGGTGAGCCAATGGACTCGGTGTGTGAAGAGGCAGGACCACAGGAACTGAGTAAAGTACATTTGAAGTGCACCGCTCTCACAGACATTCAGAAGGATGCTACAGAGTTTCCATCTACCACAGAAGTTCAGAAGGAGGCAGCAGATGCCACACCTACAGGCTCGCAAACATCACAAAATGATCCAGTGTCTGTCCCAGCTGGGAGAACAGCATCCACAGCTCCCAAACCAGGTAGGAGTCATCAAAACTAGTGCTGTTCTTGCTGTTgctgggagggaaaaaaagttatGTTAGTACTATAATTAGTAAGCTCATTCTATTCTATGTGATCTATCAATCTAAACCTGGAGCGGCAATTAATCAGATGATCATAGAAAATTAAACTAACtaaacttttaaaatgatgacataAATCCCTATATGAACGGCTCAAGCAGCTGTACTATGAAGCCTCAGCAATAAGTAGTGCAGGGTTTTTACCCCTCTCTGCTCTTGGCTTTGTTGTGTGTGCACCTTCTTACACATAAACAGGCTGAAGGTAATATTAATCGAGTTGACGGggtgttattatttattaccaTCAATGCAATGAAGCTTCCCAATAAGTGTGAAACTGAAGTGAATAATTTCACGTTGACTTTATTCTAAAGTTTTAATAACCCACAAACCTTGAAAGGCCTTTCTAAACAAAGGCTAACATAAAAGCATGGCTACTTTTGATTGTTACAGCGTAGGGTCTGTGTCTACTAACAGCTGTTATTGATATGGAATGACCCATGCTTTCAGTCTTGGAGTGCTTCTCAGAAAGCCGCGTTGTTGTTACATTACAAAAATACGGTGAAACATTTTTGCCTTCATCTGTACCGAGTGCTCCGAGTCTCCACAGTCTACTCCAGAAAGGACCTAAACACAGGATTGGATCAGTCTGAGATCCCAAACAGTTTGGTTGTCAGTGACAGCTATGGATTGACAGTTTTTGTCAGGGACAAAGAGGGAAGTAATGCTCTTTAACTGAAAATGCTGTCAGCACAGCAGGGGAGAAAAAGCTGTAAGCAGAgcgttgtttttttcactgtagaTGCTGGGCTGTCAACACTGAACTTCAAATGCAGAAAGCAGATCCTGCCACCAGCAAAACAATGGAAACAGACCTTAAAAATGCACTGATCATACGAAGTATTAATGTAGCATTTATGAGGTGAATTTTTATCCTGGCTTGCTATTATAAGTAGTTTCCCTTTAGTGTTTTTGGAATTTCTTTGCAGCAATTAAACttaatttggatttttttttaaacattgcaGCTAAGACTTTTTGAATACATGATTACTTAttaatttgtttaaatgttgtCAACTACAACTAAGCTAATAATAAGCCACCTGTTTCTAATTGAGGAATCCTCAGCTGTTTGTACTTAATGGCTTCTTTGGTTTCCTGCTTAAATTTATGCTCTCTACTTTATCCAATGTGGCCTCATGCTGTGCTCTGCACTAACTGAAGGATCAGATCTTGCCAGAAGGTGTCACTGTTCACCTTGTAAACCAGGCTTCACACTGCAGCATGTTGGTGAATGAGGGCACTGTTTGTTCCCTGTTTTGTAGGAGTGTGTGTCTGGTTTGGAATTATCTATCATGTTCTCCTCCTTATTTTCCAGCACAGGATATCCTCTCaataatgaattaaaaacacttaTTGTGAAGAGATAATAAACTCTCATTAGACAGAGGAAGTGGCGTTTTAACAACCTTTCATGTTTCAGgcttcagctgctttttttctctccaactCTGATGAGAACACCATCCACCATCATTAATTAAAAGGCAACAGAGGATGTTGGAGAAATATTATTGTGCACAATTTTTGTGAATCCTGCTATGATCTATGAGAAAggctcaagggatgaaccagtgtggCTTCTACACAAGATCAACAACTTAGTAATGAAAACGCATAATTTGTTCCCAGTttttgttgaatctatgaaaaatgtcaaagataatATAGCTTGACATGAATAAATTAGGATTTTTAGACCCACAAGGTGAGCCATTTACCACATTTACCAAAAACCTGAGAAAACTAGGGAGCCAAAAGAGAAAGTGGcagacctaaaaaaaaaaaaaaaaaaaaaaaaaatctaaagcagGAGAACAGTACACACTGAACTTCCTTAAGAAATGGCGGCGGGGGGGGAATCCAACAAAAACCTtgcacaggacctgagagatgcattaGGGGCTTCAGTTGTTCACTACTGTTCACCATCCTTattagaaatggtctcagtggaggCGGGGCTATTGTGAAGCCATTTTTTAAAGGAAACctggagaaaaggctgagataTGCCAGATTACTCAAGAACTGGACCGAAAATCGGCGAACAAAAGTCACGTGGAGTGATGGATCCAAATTTGGGTTTTTTGGTTCAAGTCATTGTCAGTATGTACAGAAGTAGGTCAAGAATGAGATGGAaaagtgagtgtctacagctaTTTGTGGAGGCTGTGTCATGGTTTGGGACTATGAACACAGAAATGTATCACCAGATTTCGATCCAGCGTCTGATTGGaacggcttcattttccagCAGGAAAATGATGTCAAACACGATACTAATGCTGTAAACGTGTATCTGGATAGAACACCACTCactggaacactatcagtcatggattggcctccccagagcccagacttcAACATTTTTGAAGCCGTGTGGGATCATGTTTTTCACCGTTAGCAGAAAACAGCTGGACTTCTCTTTCCTCTACTTTTATGACTAGTGCACTTTATAACTTTGGGGAGTTTCCAGTTACCAAAACCTTAAGCGGAACCAGTTTTAATTACAGCGGAGAGTCTAAGTTGGTAGTTTCTCAAGGGTTATACATTGCAATAAATGCCACTGCACATGCAGAACAGAGACGACAGTATCCTCCAGCCACTGTAAATCAATTCTGACTCGTGTTTTGCATGTTTACGTATAGGAAAGCAGTATTTCACATTTCTAGACAGCTTACACTGAGTGTATCTTCTGAAAGCCATATGTGTGCTCGGGGAAGCATGGATAGAGAATGTCATAGATTTTATGAAGCGCTAACTGCTGGAGAAAGTGCATCTGTCTTCCACAGGAACTGATCTGTCAGACTTTATCTTCACCACAGCCGCATATCCTGTCCTTGGGagtacctgtttttttttttgtttttttttttgtgtgtgtttgtgaggctaagagagaaagtgtgtgtcgatgctgagagtgtaATTACTGGGAGAGAGAGGCACATGGACAGGGTAATCATGGATAAGGGTTGCTGTGTTTGTGGTTGAGTCAGTGTGATGACCTCGGTCCGGGCTGTAGTTCCTGTTGTCTGCGTGACCACTCTTCCTTGACATTGGTTTGTTTATTCTGAAAGAGGTAAACTATGTGACCACGCTATCACAGCCACAGCTCTGTTTATACCAGAGGTGATTTCTTGCAAGTGCAACCTTCCTTTCGCACCGCTTTTCATTTCCAATAAAACGCTAATGTGGCAATCTTGAGATTAAATATTATGCTGTTAATTTTCTTAGGAGCACATAAATGTAGTGACTATCGCCCCAGATGACTCGACAACAAATCATTTACAAGAAGAACACAGTAAgcgataaataaaaaaatattcccCCTGGGGTTTTAGTTTAAGCACTGCAAAtgtcatttcatgtttttaGCATATTTTATAGCATAGCTTGAGTTCTGTATTTACTGTTCACAGGATGCAATCTGCCATACAGACACAGGACCTTGAGACAGCTAAAGCTGAATGCTGTCAGTGATTCTTGGCCAGGATCAgtttctctctcctctgtcaGGATCAGGCATCAGGATCTCTCGCAAGCTCTCTCTTCTTTGTGATGTCACCGGAGGGGAGAGTTGGTGAATGAGCTGATGGTGGCAGCTGGCAATATGACAAGCAGGAAACGGCTCTCGTTTCCTTATTGCTCCAAACAGGATGTGGGCGTGTAAACTGTTGACATGGGATGCCCGGAGAGCTGAAGGGCTTGGCAAGAGCCCAGGAGGTTGTGGTGGtagaggaggaggcggaggaggaggGGCAGCAGGATGAGAAGAAGGGACAGGCAGAGATTTAGTAATTTCAGGAACTGTTTCTGTCAGTCTTGCGgatagaaggaaaaaaatgcgtgggttgtgttttatttacGATGTACGATGAGCTGGTCCACTCATTTATTTTCCCACACCAGCAGACctgattgtttttattattaggtttgggttttttttatcgtCTTGAAAAAAACTTTCAAAAAACATATGAGATAGCTGCCCATCACTTTGACTCAAGTAGCACATAGAATATTGTTTCATGGCTGCCAAAGCAATGATTTAATGTAAAGACTACTGAGGTAAGGATGGTGATTTTCTCAGTCCTCTTTGATTTTTCACTGAAGCAAGCATGGTAACCTATTTGCCTACATGGTCCAATACATTCTGCCCCACATTTGAGCCTCATCAGTTACAGCGGCTGAAAGTTAAAGCCTTTGTTACTTTTGGTTTATTCTTACTGAAAAAGCAGTCTGAAACTGAAAATGATCATTCGCCCCGAGTTGAGTTTTTAAACTGCATCTTTTACGTCCGTGGCATATACTCACCATGTCTTTGCATGAAATTAAAGCGAGAATGCACATTTAGGAAACCTTTGACATTTCTCCCTCTGTCTTGCAGGGAATGGAGCCGATCCTAGCCGCCCGCTGTGTAGGAAGGCCAAAGAGTTGAGGAAAGAGCGGCGTCTTCAGAAAGAACAAATGAGGCAAAATGGCGACGGTGTTTCCTCCACTGTCTCTCCTACCCAACCCACTCCTAGTcagaacagccaatcaaaaaCATTGGAAGACTTCATCAGCGAATCATTGCCTGAAAACTCTGCTCATTGCCTTGAGGTGAACACAAATATTGTGGAGCAAActtttgttcctctttttttttctgtaactttAAATAATCATTAACCTATTTTGATGATTCTGTCATTAAGAAATAGTGTTCTTAGTCTAGCTTTCAGGCTTTGTAATGTTTGGACTAAGCTAGCTCGAACATTTGGTCCCACAGAGCTCTTCCCCAGCTCCAGTGACTTcacatgtgtttatgtgtacGGATAGGATAGCTAGCCAAAGCGGAGTGGAAAAACCACCTCTTCCTACTTTGAATTCAACCAAATGACAGGCACACCACACAAAATGGGTTGCATTACCCTGCTGATGACATTAAAACCACAGCACCCAGCTCAGCCAGTATGAGAAGACATGGAAATGAACTTTTGGCAGGCAGGAGAACAATGTAGAAGAGAGATCCCTGGCAAAAGCCTCCATCTGAGGTTGGTAGAGTAACGTCATTCCCGGTCTTGACCAAGATTTAAGCCAGATGCAGTGATGAACCAGGCAGTGTCTGTCTTTTGTCTCCGTACCCCGTGAGACTAGACAGCTCTTTTCAGTTggattcatttgtttgcttggaATTATAATTCAGTTCTCTTTAGAGGCCACGCACACAGTGTTATCCGATGCAAATGGAGGTTAATTATATGTTTTACAAGTCATACAATTTGGAGAGGCTTCTACTTGACCCATTTAGCTCTTTATTAAAGAACATAGAGCAGGGCTGCACCAGATTTCTGGCTAAGGAACATTTTGAATCATTAGCAGTTTACCAAATCATTCTGATGTTGTCAGTTGGACGTGTCTTGTGTTGATCCTTAAGTGTTGTCACACTAGTACCAGATGATTATTGTGTTTACACTAGAGCAATTAAGTGTAGTCAAGCTCAGTTTCTTCATAAACACATCTGTTAAAGATGTCACACTCGAGAATACACTGCAggatacataaaaaaaaccctgcagggtccatataaaacatgaaaataaatggaGAGAGGAAATGGAAATTTGGTGATTAAGCATCTTCACTTTGGCAGTGCCGTAAGATCACCGTCGCTTTCTGCAAAGCTTCATTGTTTATATTTCTCTTTTGCTACGATTGATTCTGTGTCCTTGGACGAGCTCATCACTTCTGCAGATCAGAGAGATGAGTCATAGGGACAGGGAAGACGAGTTTAGATGACCATGCAGTGCAGCCGGGGTTCTGTGTGCTGCCACTTGGGGTCAGTGTGACAACATGATACAAATCCCCTCAGGCACCTCTGGAAAGTGTGGAACTGCTCTTCCCCTTAAGAGTGCCTGTGTACAGTCTCTACAGGTTTTTCATATTTCCATAGATGTTCTTTTATCCCATTACTTAATATGCAGTGGTTTGGCAGTCAGTTTCCTCGTCTGTCCTTTTACTTATAACAGTGCAAAGAAAGGTCTTGAGGGTTCATGACAAAATATCATTAAGATGCaacacttttctttaatatattttaattagCTAAACAAAGTGCAGTTGTGTTGTTTGGCTTTATTTGAACATTCTTAAGCAATTTAAGTTGGTTTTGAATTTCAAGCCTGTTTTGAGAGCTGGAAATTTCATTTCCATTTCATTTTCCTGCTAGTGGTGCGAGTTccccaagttttttttttttttttttttttagcatatcaaaaatatatatctcCAGATTAAGAACAATATTAAGACGAGCAAACTTGAGACGTTCAGCATCTCTGTTTGACTAAAGGATGCTGATGCCAAATGTTCATATGAGAGGCCTAAGAGTTAAGTTCCAAGCCAAACAAACCCCAAGTTCAATTCATCTGTCGTGTCCTTCCAGGGGATTTATATGGCACAGCCTCTGTGGCCAACAAAAGCTTCAAAATGAGGAGACAGTTAATTAAATGGGGCCGGACGATGAGAGAGAAGGATCCTTTAGTAATATTAGCAGCAATGGTCAGTTTTTCTTTCCCCGTCTTTCTATCAAAGACTTTTCCTGATCTTCTCTGTTGAAGTTTGAGCTTATCATATATGTCTAGTTGGATTAACTGCTTCATAAGTACACATGTGATGGATGCATCATAATTTTTCTATGCACCTGTCATCATTGTATGTAAAAATGAACCTATTATAACTTATTAGGACACTTAGGTTGCCTAATTGTGTTCTTATACTAGGTTACCTGAACTTGGACTGTGGTTTTAATGTTTGTCATGCTTTTGATGACTCCGCCATTTATCCCCATTTATCCCAAAAAGCACATAAGCAAATATGTtaatgattatatttagagCAACTTGTTTGTAATATTCTTGTGTCACAAGAAAGATGGACATAACACACCCACTTTCATGAAGCCACATCTTACACGAACATCTATTAAAAACTAaagatatttgtgtttgtgattaGATTAGTTAGATTATATTTTAtgaaataagattttttttctccaaaggaTTCACTACAACTTAAGCTTAAGGTATCGTGCAGCTGTCGTAGGTGAAAAGAAGCCTTtgattaaaatgaaatgatatcTTAGGAATTGTAAGTGCTGTGATTTATTTGCAAAAGATGGTTTTAAGAGGGTGTGCTTATGTCAGTCTTTCTTCCCTTTTGtggtcttttgttttgttagtttaattttagtttagtttttttcttaattgGGCATTTTCAATCACCACTTATACTTTTCTCATTGCTTCTTacattttattgttaactcTTGTTTGCCCATATTCTTTTTGAAGGTGAGGCTAGTGCGCTCCAATCCCCCTAGCCCGCAGTTCAAAGCCTCTTTCGACGCCTCCTACCAGGTGTACAAACTCTACCAGATGGCCATTCACAAGGACCCTCCTGACAAACCCACCGAGAGCCAGGTCAGAGGGTGGGAGGCATAGGTCAACCTTTTCTAGGGGTAcccagggagggagggagagggtcGACAAATGTGGGGACCTAGAAAGGAAATAAAAGGCTTTGATGTATTCCGTTTT
It encodes:
- the ate1 gene encoding arginyl-tRNA--protein transferase 1 isoform X2; protein product: MAGNKSYTIVEYFGGEDGYRCGYCKNQTGNFSRGMWSHTMTVQDYQDLIDRGWRRSGKYVYKPIMQKTCCPQYTIRCHALKFQPSKSHKKILKKMNRFISKGELQKGQEDCAGEPMDSVCEEAGPQELSKVHLKCTALTDIQKDATEFPSTTEVQKEAADATPTGSQTSQNDPVSVPAGRTASTAPKPGNGADPSRPLCRKAKELRKERRLQKEQMRQNGDGVSSTVSPTQPTPSQNSQSKTLEDFISESLPENSAHCLEVRLVRSNPPSPQFKASFDASYQVYKLYQMAIHKDPPDKPTESQFKRFLCDSPLEAEYAPDGPEVGYGSFHQQYWLDGRIVAVGVIDILPTCVSSVYLYYHPDFNSLSLGSYSALREIAFTKQLQKQSPKLSYYYLGFYIHSCPKMRYKGQYRPSDLLCPETYVWVSIERCIPLLDNSRYARLNQDPDLGDARAVRDLGRALVLYRRTVMPYAAYSRKRKGSSDEMEVQQYASLVGQDCAERILLYRS